A stretch of bacterium DNA encodes these proteins:
- a CDS encoding PKD domain-containing protein, with translation MSRIIQTLIISAILVPVAVSAATQEELAAQISSLLQRIQQLQQQIGSTPTTPTTSTPTSPAPAGSCPRVSRVLKLGDSGADVTRLQQFLAQDSSVYPERSVTGYYGALTEAAVKRFQCKNKLVCDGTPATTGYGVTGPRTAALLALQCPDGGATTSTGGTAGQVSGFIRVTPTTGVSPLNVMVEATVNTARNCGSMNYVIDYGDGTPSSSVSVPQNGCNEIQQTFPHTYQRGGTYQVLLRAGTHQVSATVTVTQGNEVVNPSSDTVTGSPTSGATPLTVNFTGLVNSGAQCNSGPYRIDFGDGSSANIAVAGCSATNFSVPHTYTSSGTYVARLYRGTPAVNVGSVSVNAGGSVSSSGGQFSVSGGINGNPLQARALFDINSSCSRYDLDWGDGTAHAVQAEGSCSSGVIGKDLTHTYSGPGSYTITLKRGASLQNTDTAAITIVQ, from the coding sequence ATGTCACGAATCATCCAGACCCTGATTATCAGCGCGATCCTCGTCCCGGTCGCTGTCAGTGCCGCAACGCAGGAAGAGCTTGCCGCCCAGATCAGCAGCCTCTTGCAGCGCATCCAACAGCTACAGCAGCAGATAGGCAGCACGCCGACGACTCCTACCACTTCGACGCCGACGTCGCCCGCACCAGCGGGTTCATGTCCGCGCGTCAGTCGCGTCCTTAAACTTGGAGATAGTGGTGCGGATGTCACGCGTCTCCAGCAATTCCTCGCGCAGGATTCATCCGTCTATCCTGAGCGCTCAGTCACCGGTTATTACGGCGCACTTACCGAGGCTGCGGTGAAGCGCTTCCAGTGCAAGAACAAGCTCGTCTGCGATGGAACGCCGGCGACGACCGGATATGGCGTCACGGGTCCGCGTACTGCGGCGTTGCTTGCGCTGCAGTGTCCTGATGGCGGCGCAACGACCTCGACTGGCGGTACGGCAGGGCAGGTAAGCGGATTCATCCGCGTCACCCCGACGACCGGCGTCTCACCGCTCAATGTCATGGTCGAAGCGACCGTGAATACGGCGCGCAACTGCGGTTCCATGAATTACGTCATCGATTACGGAGACGGCACGCCTAGCTCTTCGGTCTCCGTGCCGCAAAACGGATGCAATGAGATCCAGCAGACCTTCCCGCATACGTATCAGCGCGGAGGCACGTATCAGGTGTTGTTGCGTGCAGGAACGCACCAGGTCTCGGCAACGGTCACGGTCACGCAGGGTAATGAAGTGGTAAATCCATCCTCTGATACGGTAACCGGCTCGCCGACTTCAGGTGCAACGCCGCTCACGGTCAATTTCACGGGTCTCGTGAATTCGGGTGCGCAGTGTAATTCCGGTCCGTATCGAATCGATTTCGGTGACGGCTCCAGTGCGAATATCGCGGTCGCAGGCTGCAGTGCGACGAACTTCTCGGTGCCGCACACCTATACTTCCAGCGGCACGTATGTCGCGCGTCTTTATCGTGGTACTCCGGCAGTGAATGTCGGCTCGGTCTCGGTCAATGCGGGCGGCTCTGTGTCCTCATCGGGTGGTCAGTTCTCGGTCTCCGGCGGCATCAACGGCAATCCGCTGCAGGCGCGTGCACTCTTCGATATCAATTCTTCGTGCTCGCGCTACGATCTCGATTGGGGTGATGGCACGGCGCATGCCGTACAGGCGGAAGGCTCGTGCTCTTCAGGGGTCATCGGCAAGGATCTCACGCACACGTATTCGGGTCCTGGTTCATACACTATTACGCTCAAGCGCGGTGCTTCGCTGCAGAATACCGATACCGCAGCGATCACGATCGTACAGTAA
- a CDS encoding riboflavin synthase: MFTGIIEAKARIRAVEKAKSLQVRIEKPHGWKLIPGQSISVDGICTTVEGIGKGSFSATYMPETLRVSTAADFTQGSIVNLERSLKIGDRLDGHFVQGHVDCLGVVKEIKVRGTSREIRIGIPRIHMKYLAPKGSITVNGVSLTVAARTADSFTVALIPHTLLHTTLGALKKGSRVNIETDLIARHLATLKGR; encoded by the coding sequence ATGTTTACGGGCATCATTGAGGCGAAGGCGCGCATCCGTGCAGTGGAGAAAGCGAAAAGCCTCCAGGTCCGCATCGAGAAGCCGCATGGATGGAAGCTGATACCCGGACAGAGCATCTCAGTTGATGGAATCTGTACGACCGTCGAAGGGATTGGGAAGGGCTCGTTCAGCGCGACGTATATGCCCGAGACACTTCGCGTATCGACCGCGGCAGATTTTACGCAGGGTAGCATCGTAAACCTGGAGCGATCACTCAAAATAGGGGACCGGCTCGACGGGCACTTCGTGCAAGGTCACGTCGATTGTCTCGGTGTTGTGAAAGAAATCAAGGTGCGCGGGACTTCGCGAGAGATACGCATCGGCATCCCGCGCATCCATATGAAATATCTGGCGCCGAAGGGTTCGATTACCGTGAACGGGGTCAGCCTGACCGTGGCCGCGCGTACCGCGGACTCATTCACGGTCGCCCTCATTCCACATACGCTCCTGCACACGACACTCGGCGCGCTCAAAAAAGGCAGCCGTGTGAATATCGAAACAGATCTGATCGCTCGTCATCTAGCGACCCTGAAGGGAAGGTGA
- a CDS encoding 6,7-dimethyl-8-ribityllumazine synthase produces MQRSHYAKAQAVGDASRLKVGIAISEFNDDITGSMFEAALATLKEWRVPEKAITVMRAPGSFELPLASAKLIKKKVDVVITLGCIIKGETKHDEYIANAVAHGLTQLMLTTGVPIGFGVITPNNLAQAKARSRGKANKGIEATIAALRMALVN; encoded by the coding sequence ATGCAACGTTCCCACTATGCGAAGGCGCAGGCAGTCGGTGACGCGTCCCGCCTCAAAGTTGGTATAGCCATATCCGAATTCAACGATGATATAACCGGCTCGATGTTCGAGGCGGCACTCGCAACGCTCAAAGAGTGGAGGGTTCCTGAAAAGGCCATTACGGTCATGCGTGCCCCTGGTAGTTTCGAATTGCCGCTCGCCAGCGCGAAACTGATCAAGAAGAAGGTGGACGTCGTCATCACACTTGGGTGCATCATCAAGGGCGAGACCAAGCACGATGAATACATCGCCAACGCCGTCGCGCACGGCCTCACCCAGCTTATGCTCACTACCGGCGTACCCATCGGATTTGGCGTCATCACTCCGAATAATCTCGCACAGGCGAAGGCGCGATCGCGCGGCAAAGCGAATAAAGGCATCGAGGCGACCATTGCTGCTCTGAGGATGGCGCTTGTGAATTGA
- a CDS encoding riboflavin kinase, with amino-acid sequence MRQCVHMIFKGIIQHGNGTGKTLGFPTLNIPLEDETVSGIYAAIVTIKGSPYHAAAYADTRRKLLEAHLLHFEDDLYGLEATIELKKKIREDQRFEDEAELKKAIAADIDAIMAYFA; translated from the coding sequence ATGAGACAGTGCGTGCACATGATCTTCAAAGGCATCATCCAGCACGGCAATGGGACCGGAAAGACGCTCGGTTTCCCGACGCTGAATATCCCGCTCGAGGACGAGACGGTTTCCGGAATCTATGCTGCCATCGTGACGATCAAAGGTTCTCCGTATCACGCGGCTGCGTATGCAGACACGCGCCGCAAGCTCCTTGAAGCGCATCTCCTGCATTTTGAAGATGACCTCTATGGCCTCGAGGCGACGATTGAATTGAAGAAGAAGATTCGCGAGGACCAGCGATTTGAAGACGAGGCGGAACTCAAGAAGGCGATCGCGGCCGACATCGATGCGATCATGGCGTATTTCGCATAA
- the recG gene encoding ATP-dependent DNA helicase RecG: MHPDDALTKSLRLAAPQVSALRRLGIVSVRDLLYHFPSRHERAGASASTTQLIPGTKVTLIGQLSKLEAKRLWKSRRPATEGWFTDAHGRVKVMWFNQPYMAKMAPQEVPVRLTGSVGGSAERPYITNPEVVAVTTEELAAGLFKPENESEAKLEIFPIYPESRGISSKWFYHALKRVFEAKVHETIQDPIPAELRERYHLPDLSTALLWIHLPEEEKHAVAARKRFAFEEIFTLQVARAKDKAENASLPSFRITDAREHAARFLKDIPFPPTNAQKRAIEEIITDFEKPHPMARLLEGDVGAGKTLVAAATAYAAVHSRPPGRLSGTLQVAYMAPTEILATQHFESFIEYFKDLPINIALVTGSGAKKFPSKTARGGATDISRTQLLKWIKNGEIAMLVGTHALIQKKVGFQHLAYAIVDEQHRFGTRQRRELAHKGDAAPHFLSMTATPIPRTLALTIYGDLDLSILDELPPGRAKITTEIVMPKDRAKAYARIREELEKGRQAYVICPRINEPDPQKMNAIQAKSAKAEAERLQKDVFPDYEVGLLHGGMKPAEKDRAMTRFENGETHILVATSVVEVGINVPNATCILIEGAERFGLAQLHQLRGRVQRSSHPPFCFLLPETKGEAAMKRLKALEKSSDGFKLAEADLETRGAGDLYGSRQWGMSDLGMEALQNAKLIQAARSEAHDLVAKDPSLSRHPALLAKVEKAQAAHHRE, encoded by the coding sequence ATGCATCCAGACGACGCACTGACAAAATCCCTTCGCCTTGCAGCGCCACAGGTGAGCGCACTGCGCCGCCTTGGAATCGTAAGCGTACGCGATCTCCTGTATCACTTCCCCTCCCGTCATGAGCGCGCAGGAGCCAGCGCGTCGACGACGCAGCTCATTCCCGGGACGAAGGTGACGCTCATCGGCCAACTCAGCAAGCTCGAAGCCAAGCGGCTCTGGAAAAGCCGTCGTCCCGCAACAGAAGGATGGTTTACCGATGCGCACGGCCGCGTGAAAGTCATGTGGTTCAACCAGCCGTACATGGCGAAGATGGCGCCGCAGGAAGTACCGGTGCGTCTCACCGGTTCTGTCGGCGGCTCTGCCGAGCGCCCTTACATCACGAATCCAGAAGTTGTCGCGGTAACTACCGAGGAGCTCGCCGCCGGTCTTTTCAAACCGGAAAACGAATCTGAAGCAAAGCTGGAAATATTTCCGATCTATCCTGAGAGCCGCGGCATATCATCGAAATGGTTTTACCACGCCCTGAAGCGGGTCTTTGAAGCAAAAGTGCACGAAACCATACAGGATCCGATTCCGGCAGAATTACGCGAACGCTATCATCTCCCTGACCTCTCCACCGCCCTTCTCTGGATTCACCTTCCTGAAGAAGAAAAACATGCCGTCGCCGCGCGGAAGCGTTTCGCGTTCGAGGAGATATTCACGCTCCAGGTCGCGCGTGCGAAGGATAAGGCAGAGAACGCGTCACTGCCTTCGTTCCGTATCACCGACGCCCGCGAGCACGCCGCACGATTCCTGAAAGACATCCCGTTTCCGCCGACGAACGCACAGAAACGCGCGATCGAGGAGATCATCACGGATTTCGAGAAGCCGCATCCGATGGCACGCCTCCTCGAGGGTGATGTCGGCGCCGGCAAGACGCTCGTCGCCGCGGCAACGGCATATGCCGCCGTCCATTCCCGTCCACCGGGACGCCTCTCCGGCACGCTGCAGGTCGCGTATATGGCCCCGACGGAAATCCTCGCGACGCAGCATTTCGAATCATTCATCGAGTATTTCAAAGACCTCCCTATCAACATCGCACTTGTCACCGGCTCCGGTGCCAAGAAATTCCCCTCGAAGACGGCACGCGGCGGCGCAACCGACATCTCGCGCACCCAGCTCCTGAAGTGGATCAAGAACGGTGAGATCGCGATGCTCGTCGGGACGCATGCACTCATCCAGAAGAAAGTAGGCTTCCAACATCTCGCATATGCGATCGTCGATGAACAGCACCGATTCGGTACGCGGCAGCGCCGCGAACTCGCGCACAAGGGTGACGCCGCACCGCACTTCCTTTCCATGACCGCGACGCCGATCCCACGTACGCTCGCCCTCACCATCTACGGTGATCTCGATCTTTCGATTCTCGATGAACTTCCACCGGGCCGCGCAAAGATCACGACGGAAATCGTGATGCCGAAGGATCGCGCGAAGGCCTACGCAAGAATCCGCGAGGAATTGGAGAAAGGTCGTCAGGCGTATGTCATTTGTCCGCGCATCAACGAACCCGATCCTCAGAAAATGAATGCCATCCAGGCGAAGAGCGCAAAAGCAGAGGCCGAGCGATTACAGAAAGACGTGTTCCCAGATTATGAAGTGGGACTCCTTCATGGCGGTATGAAGCCTGCGGAAAAAGACAGGGCGATGACGCGATTCGAAAATGGCGAGACGCACATCCTCGTCGCAACCTCCGTCGTCGAGGTCGGTATCAACGTGCCGAACGCGACCTGCATCCTCATCGAGGGCGCCGAACGCTTCGGCTTGGCCCAGCTCCATCAGCTGCGCGGTCGTGTCCAGCGCTCGTCACATCCCCCGTTCTGTTTTCTCTTGCCGGAGACCAAGGGCGAAGCGGCAATGAAGCGCTTGAAAGCACTCGAGAAATCGAGTGATGGATTCAAATTGGCCGAAGCGGATCTTGAGACCCGCGGCGCAGGAGATCTCTACGGCAGCCGTCAATGGGGCATGTCGGATCTGGGTATGGAAGCGCTCCAGAATGCGAAACTCATCCAAGCCGCACGCTCTGAAGCACATGACCTTGTCGCGAAAGACCCTTCGCTCTCGCGACACCCTGCCCTTCTCGCGAAAGTCGAGAAGGCACAGGCGGCACATCATCGCGAATGA